Part of the Vigna angularis cultivar LongXiaoDou No.4 chromosome 1, ASM1680809v1, whole genome shotgun sequence genome, CACGATACTCCTGGCAGATGGATAAATGGGGACAAAAACAACTGACTAAACAATCAGTACAATGGTGTCCCTCAATCCCATACGCCTCCCTCAATTTTGCACGATACACCCACGAATAGATACAGCCTCCCACATGAGTAAAAATAGCAAGAATATAGAACAGTGATCCATGAAGACAACAAGCTGCATTAACGAAAATCAATTTActgaaaaaattaagaaaaaagtatGGTTGGTGGAAGTTAATTATGAGGTGAATCACACACTTACAAGTTGACCCTTTGTCCAGGATCTCCGCCACCCTTCCAAAGCTAACGCAGGGGCACCAAAAAGTGAGACAACCTGCGGATAAGAAAGAGTAAAGATCATGAAATTAAGGTAGTTTAATCTTTTGTAtgctatatatattatatggtGAAAGATAACGGAAGAGGGAAAACGAGTTGATACAAGAGCTGCAGTCTGAGAAGCAGTCACATAAACCAGTGGACCATGAGCCATAAGCAACCTTCTCGGTCATTTTTCTGTGAGTGTGGCTATGGTGTGTGAAGGATATTATATACAGTGAAGAAGGGAAGGTCACGACAAAGAATTATTAGTACTGCGACTAAATGGCGTCAATGCATTGATGTCACTCGTAAATATCTCTTCACTTCATTTGTTTCCAGAAAATAATTGCTTGTGGTGTTTTCAGGAATTTCTcgataaattaaaacttatttaaaaaatatgttttgataaCTTATACGAAATGATTCTTCAAATCTACTTATATATTAAGTTAtgcaaaaacttattttattattttagaattatttataaaagGGTTTCTCCTAAGAGCCTAGATAAAATAATAGCCAATAATTAAGATCTTTTAAATCAATTCATATACAAAATGtatattgttttcaatttaaactattaaatattaactttatgacttttttcttatataaagtTAATTCTccttgtttttaattaatgtataatttCCAACTCTTTGTATTAATTCCTCACAGTATGTAAGATAAAGTTATGAATAtcatttttaagttatttttaacatgattATATAGAGATAGAGAAAAAGTcttatcaaatatttcaaattcaattaatgcttttttatttatttaaagaaagtCATACTCAGGATGAATTATATATACGTACAAAATAATTCCGAGGAACCGTTAAATgagaatataatattatttttttattgttcgcTGAGCTTCTTTTTCGTAGTATTTTCGTTATGTTTATGTTACTTTTAGTTTAAACATAAGTTGGGTTTTATAATTCTATTAGGTGATAATgatatataagtttaaaaaataaaaattatatcgTAAAATCTAAAACGATCATTGTTTGAAAaggatcaaaattaatttaaatttaaaaacacacgaaagtaaataattaaacttttgttgtagatattttgaaaaaaaatgaataatcaaGGTATAATTTAAtgattacattaataaaaaaaaaactatatttgatATAATGTGTTGAGTGATGTAAACTTATCTTCTTTGGAAGAACtagtatttatttaagaaaatgtaGATGGGAATCAAAACGGTAAGAATTTCTGTGAATAAGAACATCTATAAATGATGATGCCATAGAGAGCTACAAAGAAGAGCAGCTTAACACGTATTACCTATTTTATGTGAACACAACAGCTATTATAATCATATGGCAATGGGAATAATTGTAGTTTACAAAGTGCTTCGTACAAAATCACGTTTGCGTTGTATTATTGCACTTTCAATAATTCATTATCCACTTATAATAAAGTTGAATTGTGACCATTACAAGCACTGTGAAAAGCACTTCCACTCATTCCAAAAATTGAAGTTAttacttaaattaatttcatgCAGTTTGGACAGTAGCCATGTGCTCATGTTTTTAGCTGAATTCGACATATTGGCTACATTCGGTTAATTTTGGACATGGTAGAGGTACAATTGCCATGGTACTTCGGggaatcaatttattttatattataaagaacttatataataagaaagtattttttaatttttatttagtttaaaatttgtCTTTTAAACATAGAAAATGTGTTCTtgtttaattgaaatatatgagaGCATGAGCTAttgcaaataaattttttaagtaattaataaaagtcagaattttttattttgtagaaaTTGATAAGAGTTTCttaaaactttataaatgttcagattaaaaaaattaactataatgTAAGAATGGAAGATTCGATAGAACATAGACACTATCAATCATGGACTCAAACTTAATTTAGATTATTTTCAGAAACAATGAAGAGTCTGAGGTAATTAATTGAAGTAGTTTTCATCAGCATATCTTTAGGCATAATAAggagaataaaattaatatcattttgaATCTTTCAATAATTGAAAACTTACTGACATCAACTAAATTAAAATGAGTGGATGCGTTTACAAAGACTCTTTTAGTTTAAATAGTATATTAAAAGTTcagaaaaaaaacaacttataaTTCAGAATAATGAAAGTAGTTTGACACTGACCCACAAATTTACACTCAcctaaaaatttaataatatatattaatattttacattaaaaaataaaaaagttcaattaaaatataaatatttagagTTATGATGTggttgtttttttaattaaaaggtGTGAAGATAAGATACTTTGGATTAAGGTGAAAATTTTAGAGGAACgattggatgaatttttaaaGAGACGAAGAATAGATTTTGGGATTATTTAGATCAAGAGATTTGAAGAATGGACgaaagaatttgaaaagaaaaattcattaGAGTTTGTGAATAACATGATAGATGTAAtagattaaagaatattttaattgctaaaaatagaaatttgatataaatctaaatttaattaataggaattatattaaaataaaattgaattgttatttataaaaaaattaaaatttatataaagaaaatttgtaagaataaattataaataatatttctttaacatatttaaaaattttgacatgctaattataaaaataatattttggccTGCAAATTTTCTTACCCAAACCCTACTCTAAAACCAATGTCTGGCCCTCAAGTTGACACTGACCTtgacaaaataaattatcacaAATGCAAAACtcttgttttgatttttcaatGACGTTTCAGTGTATATAACTATCAATTtttcacacaaaagtatagctAAAACTTCTAAACATATAGACaagattgaaaattcaaatagcttattaatttttttatggagaTAGATTCATGTTACTTGATTATATAAATTCACTATCAGATTTTAAAACACTCtcgaaataaaattttaatttttagttcagtttaaaaactgAGAGGAGTGCACTGCAAAGTAAAATTCGTGGAAAATACCTGCGTCTGCATAAAACTTTTGAAGATGGAATTGGTCAAAGATAACACCAAACCAAACGAAGAACAACCTTTGCCTAAGAATGCTTCATATTTTCTTAAGTCAGTCCCACGTGGTAAAATGTAGCCATCATGTTTGTCGTTATTATATAATGATGAAAGTGAAAAAGTGATTGCACGCGCTTATCCAAAGCCAGAGACCTTGACCCGTATTATGAACGAACCACACCCAAACTTTACACTATAATCAAACGAATCGACCCAACTCTATAAATCCGCTCCTTCATCCGAAACCCAGAACCACAACACCAGTGTTAATTTCCTGCTACGGCATTATGTATGGAGCAGGTTCAGATCCGACGAAGCCAACGGCAACGGGTTTCCCCGTTAGTTACAGCACTTCAACGACATACACCACCACCAACGACACTTCTTCCTACGCGCCGCCGGCACCTCCTCAGCCCAAACCTATCGTTGAATGGTCCACCGGCCTCTGTGATTGCTTTTCCGATTGTGGAAACTGTAACTTCCACAACCTTCACTCACTTCTGCTATTCACCACCTATATCACTGATTTGCTGCAATTCGATTGGTTGCTTTGTGAAATTTACGGTAAATTATTTGTTTCAGGTTGCTTAACGTGGTGGTGTCCGTGTATTACCTTTGGACGGATTGCGGAAATCGTTGACAGGGGATCCTCATGTAAGAAACTGTTTATGTTTACATCTCACACCAACTGAGTTCAATACAATCTATGTCCCGGTGCGTGATTGTGTGATCTGTGATTTGTTGCAGCGTGTGGTTCGAGTGGGGCTCTGTATACGCTTGTTTGTTGTGTGACATGTTGTGCTTGCATATACTCGTGCTTCTACCGATCCAAGATGAGAAGACAGCATGGTTTAAAGGGAAATGGATGTACTGATTGCTTGATTCATTGCTGCTGCGAGCCCTGCGCTCTCTGTCAAGAGTATCGTGAGCTTGAAAGCCGTGGCTTTGACATGATTATTGGTATCTACCGATcaactttcttttcaattattGGCTTCTTCTTCACAAGAGgaattttcctttttgtttaatttgtttcGGTTTAAACTTTGTATGGTTAGGTTGGCATGGAAATGTAGAGCAACGAAGTCGGGGAGTGGCCATGACTGCCTTAACAGCTCCATCAGTGGAACAGAGCATGAACCGTTGAAGTGATCCTAGTATGTTAAACCTCAAGAATAATGTTTCTAGTTGTAACTAATGTCATAGTATCTTATATGTTTTTTCCCCTCTTTCTATCTGAACATGCTCCCATAATCTAAGACTCACTCTCTCTATTCAATTACTAAACCAAATACAAGGTATTAAATAATTATCCTGTACTTggactcaaattatttttatgattttggcAAGTCAACGATATTTACTACTTTGATACATTAAATCTTCGCAATAAACTCGTTTTCAAGGTAAATGCAGAAGGTTTCTGTTGtctttagtaataaaataaactatttatgCGTTGATTAGCTGGTTTagactattttaatttaaatataggtACAGTAAAAGCACTGAATTGCAGTCCATACTGCACAAAAATGTTATGAAGTGGAGCCTATTGTGTTGAAACTTGCCAAACTTGACTAACTTTTCATTGTTCCTTCTTCCTTAACGAGTTTGTTGTCAATTCTTTAACAAGCTTTTCTCAATTTAGTTCCCCAAACGTAACCTTTTTCTCAAGCAAGTAAAACAAGAcctttaaaacttaaatttcgTTCATTCTTTCTTGGAAAGTGGTGTGATGTTATGTAGCCATCATTTTCTCTGCTATTAACGTTGTTATTAATGATGttggaaataaaaaacaagttGCAATGCCATAGCTGGCACTTATTCAGAATAGTTGGCCTGCATTTAATGATATATAGTTGACGCAAAAAGGCTCCTTCTCATTACGCGTTTATATCAATCATTCATTCATGTTCACACTCACTCACATTCTTTATCCAAAAACAATTGCTTCAATTCCAACAATTTTCGCAACTTcagaaaaaaggaagaaagcaATGAATCTAAATTagccaaagaaaaagaaaaggacacAAGCATGAATTTTTCTATTCCATCCTCCCATCTCTGCCCATTAAGATTATGATTCTCAAAATGTAATTTAGAAGTCCATGTATTTAAGAAATTCTGTAAGTGCACCCAACACTAAGTAATTAAAGAAACCACCCTGGGTCTAGTTTACTTGAGTTAGACCTAAACGAcaatcttgttttcttttaatagaaaaaatatcataacgtaattttatattcatttaatatagaatataagagtaaaatagtcataaaaatataaatttttatattttttttaaaaaaataaaaataaaaataatattaaataaatgtaaaaatctTAGTTAcgtcaaataatatttttcttttaacatatataaatgGTTCCTCACTGTAGAAGAGAAGTGTCATAATTCCACAATAAGTGTTATGTTTTCATGCAGGACAAATTACACAACATActcacaatattttttattttaaaatagatactaatttccttaatttttttataaattaataatctattttcatcattttctaaaaaaatgtctgttttatattttaagtgaaataatactctctttttttttaaataaagtgatacatatttctcttattttacttaaaatgaaatattaattaaaacttaaataaaattatgaaataaaaataagagttttAAATCTATATAATAGCTTAGGTTCTCTGTTATTTAATATCGGTTAATTTTAAAGTCGATATTAAATGTAGAATTAATGTTTGGTGAGAGGTATACTAATGTTTATtgaacttttaaaatttcaaaaaataacgacaatctttatcttttctttttctctattatGTGAAATCTCTCAGGGAGATATGTCAAATTTATTGGAGCAAGTTCTTCCATCTATTTTAttctattctatttttatattatggtGTTTGTTTGAGCTCAAgcttttattcttttcaattGTATTCCACCTTATAAGattgaaattttcattttagattGAAGTTTTCATCTACTGAAGGTTTTGGAGTGTGTCTCATGCCATTGTTTTGTGTCTAAATGTTGTGTTTTATGTCATTGTATATAAAGGAGCGTtggattaaaaaagaaattaaaaaaagaaacagattatatttttacttttgattAAAAGGTAAtcgtattttattttacttttatttttaaaaagtataaaatcagTAAAAAGAATCATTAATCCCTGATTCTCTTTTTTTCAATCTACTGTTTCTATAGAAATTGAAAAGTAGATATGGAGTAGAATATGattttatagtaaaaattaaaaaaaataaaaatctgctTTTCAAAACATGAATACTTATTTTGAAATGTTGTTACAATTCATTTtgatctaaataaaaatatacgaGGAAGCcattttattagaaatataaaataggaAACAAAAGCATATATATCTAGCaattataatttacattttatcaTACACTAAATTAAAGTCAAGTTTTAAATGtaagaattttttaattaaaaaatgaaaataaatgtatGAATAAAACAATATGAAACGATGGATATAACGAGAAttgatatacaaatataaaaaagtaacatTCAAAACATTTCAGGTTTTCGAATCTGATATCTGATTCTTCTTTATTTCCTTGAAGCTCATGTTTTTTTCATTCTCAACCAAAAAAGTTTAGAATCACCCACTAGcctttcaaacaaaacaaaaatggatGCTTTATTAATTAAGAAGAAACGAGACTAATGTTTATGTTTTCATTGTTCTAGAAATACGAAACCATTAacaataaattaactaaaaattattcaatgaaataacttttaattcaataacTGTGCTACCAACTGAACCTGAGAGTTTCTGACATTATGAAG contains:
- the LOC108320122 gene encoding protein PLANT CADMIUM RESISTANCE 2, with the translated sequence MTEKVAYGSWSTGLCDCFSDCSSCCLTFWCPCVSFGRVAEILDKGSTSCCLHGSLFYILAIFTHVGGCIYSWVYRAKLREAYGIEGHHCTDCLVSCFCPHLSICQEYRELKARGFHMSSGWDGNVQMQTRGVTSAPAVEGGMSP
- the LOC108320110 gene encoding protein PLANT CADMIUM RESISTANCE 2 — its product is MYGAGSDPTKPTATGFPVSYSTSTTYTTTNDTSSYAPPAPPQPKPIVEWSTGLCDCFSDCGNCCLTWWCPCITFGRIAEIVDRGSSSCGSSGALYTLVCCVTCCACIYSCFYRSKMRRQHGLKGNGCTDCLIHCCCEPCALCQEYRELESRGFDMIIGWHGNVEQRSRGVAMTALTAPSVEQSMNR